One Schistocerca piceifrons isolate TAMUIC-IGC-003096 chromosome 11, iqSchPice1.1, whole genome shotgun sequence genomic window carries:
- the LOC124719739 gene encoding uncharacterized protein LOC124719739: protein MFEVKIYYPQLFLSVTNMSDIRAVQDCQRLGSMHVTTDISIADIVFSSRSPICFTALRTLKIVRGNPTLTLFKPGTRAECAIISALELCPFLTELSLDVESLSANYLDSLEGLGRLEVLRIHCRSLNDLTFLRHCSDKLEELELESCDDLPSAAYAELRHLGKLQMLRLCDCRVGGADMEVAAAGLRSLEKLQLDRCGMLSDLSFLRFCSQLRELRVEAEDVVLTGLKHLPTGLRSLCLVNNALTGDELSEVLPFLRLLEELNLCNTELVQLGFLRYCRRLRRLCLKNSTWPDTSELSSPCNLTRLETLVREGAGTMWTYSPERCRHCRDWTLCRWPTYRTPPGGPSASGRNVALCCFSEFTGWRWMPIGNLNT from the coding sequence ATGTTTGAGGTGAAAATTTACTACCCGCAGTTGTTTCTGTCAGTGACCAACATGTCTGACATACGAGCTGTGCAGGACTGTCAGAGACTAGGGTCTATGCACGTGACAACTGATATCAGCATTGCAGATATTGTATTCTCTTCTCGTTCGCCTATCTGTTTTACAGCGCTCCGGACGCTGAAGATCGTCAGAGGGAACCCGACACTGACACTCTTCAAGCCGGGCACTAGGGCAGAATGTGCCATCATCTCTGCCCTGGAGCTGTGCCCGTTTCTCACAGAGCTGAGCCTCGACGTAGAGTCCCTGTCGGCGAACTACTTGGACTCTCTGGAAGGGCTCGGCCGGCTGGAGGTTCTGAGAATCCACTGCCGCAGTCTGAACGACCTGACATTCCTACGGCACTGCTCGGATAAACTGGAGGAACTGGAACTGGAAAGTTGCGACGACTTGCCTTCGGCTGCGTACGCGGAGCTCCGCCACCTAGGGAAACTACAGATGTTGCGGCTGTGCGACTGCCGTGTGGGGGGAGCGGATATGGAGGTGGCCGCGGCAGGTCTGAGGTCTCTCGAGAAGCTGCAGTTGGACCGTTGCGGAATGCTCTCGGACCTGTCCTTCTTGCGGTTCTGCAGCCAGCTGCGGGAGCTCCGCGTCGAGGCCGAGGACGTGGTGCTGACTGGTCTGAAGCACCTGCCCACCGGACTCCGCTCGCTCTGCCTCGTCAACAACGCTCTGACCGGTGACGAACTCTCTGAGGTGCTCCCGTTCCTGCGGCTGCTCGAGGAACTGAACCTCTGCAACACGGAGCTGGTCCAACTGGGCTTCCTCCGCTACTGTCGCAGACTGCGCCGCCTCTGCCTCAAGAACTCTACCTGGCCCGACACGTCGGAACTGTCGAGCCCGTGCAATCTGACGCGGCTCGAGACGTTGGTCCGAGAAGGTGCGGGGACGATGTGGACGTACTCTCCGGAACGGTGTCGTCACTGCCGCGACTGGACACTCTGTCGCTGGCCTACGTACAGGACGCCGCCGGGAGGTCCCTCAGCCAGTGGTCGCAACGTCGCGCTTTGTTGCTTTTCTGAGTTTACGGGTTGGAGGTGGATGCCCATCGGGAACTTGAACACCTGA